The following coding sequences are from one Mycoplasma mycoides subsp. capri window:
- a CDS encoding nitroreductase family protein has protein sequence MQKEYIKELMLNRKSARDFDLNKSISDQDLEIILTSMRMSPSAFNLMNLRLLIIDRNCSFKTELSPLFYNQLNFINADKVILFVSDKTNKILNHTIDKTVNKMFNETQIEIANKFKKNVINATSQLAQINELDNWSKTTAHITAGIATIAAASLNIDSCIIGGFNAKVLETFFIQKNYLSEDEQIVLTMSFGYMSKSIKPKPKIRIDENEYITFVK, from the coding sequence ATGCAAAAAGAATATATAAAAGAATTAATGTTAAACAGAAAAAGTGCACGTGATTTTGATCTAAATAAATCAATTAGTGATCAAGATTTAGAAATAATTTTAACATCTATGAGAATGTCTCCTAGTGCTTTTAATTTGATGAATTTAAGATTATTAATCATTGATAGAAATTGTAGTTTTAAAACTGAACTTAGTCCTTTATTTTATAATCAGTTAAATTTTATTAATGCTGATAAAGTTATTTTGTTTGTTTCTGATAAAACTAATAAAATTTTAAATCACACTATTGATAAAACTGTTAATAAAATGTTTAATGAAACACAAATTGAAATAGCAAATAAATTTAAAAAAAATGTTATTAATGCAACTAGTCAATTAGCACAAATTAATGAATTAGATAATTGAAGTAAAACAACTGCTCATATAACTGCTGGAATAGCTACAATTGCTGCTGCTAGTTTAAATATTGATAGTTGTATAATTGGTGGGTTTAATGCTAAAGTTTTAGAAACTTTCTTTATTCAAAAAAATTACTTATCAGAAGATGAACAAATTGTTTTAACAATGAGTTTTGGATATATGAGTAAATCAATTAAACCTAAGCCAAAAATTAGAATTGATGAAAATGAATATATTACTTTTGTCAAATAA
- the rimP gene encoding ribosome maturation factor RimP — MKDFESLKFQINELVNKELEVLNLKVYQINNLTEFENDMIQILVEDSLQANKPLDFDILIKANDLVSNKIDQLIKTKDKYLLEISSSGIEKQIRSQEELLKALEQWVYVQLNNEIKKVKEFEGYVTKYNDQTNTFTFSFFIKGQKKNLDVKFDDIKFIRYAVRF, encoded by the coding sequence ATGAAAGATTTTGAATCACTAAAGTTTCAAATTAATGAATTAGTTAACAAAGAATTAGAAGTTTTAAATCTAAAAGTTTATCAAATTAATAATCTTACAGAATTTGAAAACGATATGATTCAAATACTAGTTGAAGATAGCTTACAAGCTAATAAACCATTAGATTTTGATATTTTAATAAAAGCAAATGATTTAGTTTCAAATAAAATAGATCAACTAATTAAAACTAAAGATAAATACTTATTAGAAATTTCAAGTAGTGGAATTGAAAAACAAATTAGAAGTCAAGAAGAACTACTCAAAGCTTTAGAACAATGAGTTTATGTGCAACTAAATAATGAAATAAAAAAAGTTAAAGAATTTGAAGGTTATGTAACTAAATATAATGATCAAACAAATACATTTACTTTTTCATTTTTTATAAAAGGTCAAAAAAAGAATTTAGATGTTAAGTTTGATGATATTAAATTTATAAGATATGCAGTTAGATTTTAA
- the nusA gene encoding transcription termination factor NusA, translated as MLNGTELLESIKLIEKEKGISKESIINSLKEGLQKAYERFYDTDAIIKIDINENTGLITMHQELKVVDDEQLDDDWLEITLSKAKLKNPDIQIGDTIYKPIEFSEEFSRMVVNQVRQIFQQKIREAERARIYEQFVSLEGEVVQAKVVGMNRENNYVLDINGTTAYLWKSKTINNEIFQINEIIDVYIEVVEKESKLSQISISRTAPNFLTKLIEREVPEVRMGIVEIKAVSREPGKRSKVAVITHNNNVEPIGAIIGVGGNRINRISDILKGEKIDIIRWDEDQITYLINAMTPVKVISINKIGDEYDIVVPDTQLSLAIGKQGVAAKLIASLLKTKINIFSYSTALKENMDILWNGDTTKQEVETNTYTPKTKTTKKEEKPAITNIKKPVKQTIKKEENQIDVDALIAFQAEVEHEQELKDQEELLKQESMYKEYDNNFNDFENEKEILLAEKQLESQNQIIKEPVVEVQEVEIEKQSEAQDQITENKQPEIKTEVETKPNIVEQVNKLNTNKSNNKFEQNRFSYKKQKQKEEELELDFDIKNEPDIDEIDANLKAFNDAILKQEDDEDLDIDLDDYDKYYD; from the coding sequence ATGCTAAACGGAACAGAATTATTAGAATCAATTAAATTAATAGAAAAAGAAAAAGGAATTAGTAAAGAAAGTATTATAAATAGTCTTAAAGAAGGTTTACAAAAAGCTTATGAAAGATTTTATGATACTGATGCAATTATTAAAATTGATATTAATGAAAATACAGGATTAATTACTATGCATCAAGAATTAAAAGTAGTTGATGATGAACAACTTGATGATGATTGATTAGAAATTACACTATCAAAAGCAAAACTAAAAAATCCTGATATTCAAATTGGTGATACTATTTATAAACCAATTGAATTTAGTGAAGAATTTTCAAGAATGGTAGTTAACCAAGTAAGACAAATTTTTCAACAAAAAATCAGAGAAGCTGAAAGAGCAAGAATTTATGAACAATTTGTTAGTTTAGAAGGTGAAGTTGTTCAAGCTAAAGTAGTTGGAATGAATAGAGAAAATAATTATGTTTTAGATATTAATGGTACAACTGCTTATTTATGAAAATCAAAAACTATTAATAATGAAATTTTTCAAATTAATGAAATTATTGATGTTTATATTGAAGTTGTTGAAAAAGAAAGCAAATTATCTCAAATCTCAATTTCAAGAACTGCTCCTAATTTTTTAACTAAATTAATTGAAAGAGAAGTTCCAGAAGTAAGAATGGGAATTGTTGAAATCAAAGCTGTTAGTCGTGAACCTGGAAAACGTTCAAAAGTTGCTGTAATTACTCATAATAATAATGTTGAACCAATTGGAGCTATTATTGGAGTTGGTGGTAATAGAATTAATAGAATTAGTGATATTTTAAAAGGTGAAAAAATCGATATTATTAGATGAGATGAAGATCAAATCACTTATTTAATTAATGCAATGACACCAGTAAAAGTAATTTCTATTAATAAAATTGGTGATGAATATGATATAGTAGTTCCAGATACTCAATTATCATTAGCAATTGGAAAACAAGGAGTTGCAGCTAAACTAATTGCTAGTTTATTAAAAACTAAGATTAATATTTTTTCATATTCAACTGCTTTAAAAGAAAATATGGACATTTTATGAAATGGTGATACAACTAAACAAGAAGTTGAAACTAATACATACACTCCAAAAACTAAAACAACTAAAAAAGAAGAAAAACCAGCAATAACAAATATTAAAAAACCTGTAAAACAAACAATTAAAAAAGAAGAAAATCAAATTGATGTTGATGCTTTAATTGCTTTTCAAGCTGAAGTTGAACATGAACAAGAATTAAAAGATCAAGAAGAGTTATTAAAACAAGAATCTATGTATAAAGAATACGATAATAACTTTAATGATTTTGAAAATGAAAAAGAAATTCTTTTAGCTGAAAAACAATTAGAATCTCAAAATCAAATAATAAAAGAACCAGTTGTTGAAGTTCAAGAAGTTGAAATTGAAAAACAATCAGAAGCTCAAGATCAAATCACTGAAAATAAACAACCAGAAATTAAAACTGAAGTTGAAACTAAACCTAATATAGTTGAACAAGTTAATAAATTAAATACTAATAAATCAAATAATAAATTTGAACAAAATAGATTTAGTTATAAAAAACAAAAACAAAAAGAAGAAGAACTAGAACTTGATTTTGATATTAAAAACGAACCAGATATTGATGAAATTGATGCAAATTTAAAAGCATTTAATGATGCAATTTTAAAACAAGAAGATGATGAAGATCTTGATATAGATTTAGATGATTATGACAAATACTATGATTAA
- the rnpM gene encoding RNase P modulator RnpM: MIMTNTMINKNKNLRKDIASNQMLEKHQLIRIVKNKNNEIFIDTTYKANGRGVYLKPDLNSLNIARQKNLIAKSLKSKIDVSIYDQIEEFINAKR; this comes from the coding sequence ATGATTATGACAAATACTATGATTAATAAAAATAAAAATCTAAGAAAAGATATTGCTTCAAATCAAATGTTAGAAAAACATCAATTAATTAGAATTGTTAAAAACAAAAATAATGAGATTTTTATAGATACTACTTATAAAGCTAATGGTAGAGGTGTTTATCTAAAACCAGATTTAAATAGTTTAAATATAGCAAGACAAAAAAATTTGATTGCAAAAAGTTTAAAATCAAAAATAGATGTTTCTATTTATGATCAAATAGAAGAATTTATTAATGCAAAAAGATAA
- a CDS encoding L7Ae/L30e/S12e/Gadd45 family ribosomal protein, whose amino-acid sequence MQKDKLLKAIGMAYTSNNLITGFRLLEEIKLKKVKFVILSSDMGLAQQKKYINKCLSRNIECVFNVLTKQELAKACGKDILVAIGLKDDNFIKLIKSNL is encoded by the coding sequence ATGCAAAAAGATAAATTACTAAAAGCTATTGGAATGGCATACACTTCTAATAACCTAATAACTGGATTTAGATTACTTGAAGAAATTAAACTAAAAAAAGTTAAATTTGTAATTTTAAGTTCAGATATGGGATTAGCACAACAAAAAAAATATATCAATAAATGTCTTTCAAGAAATATCGAATGTGTTTTTAATGTTTTAACAAAACAAGAATTAGCAAAAGCATGTGGAAAAGATATTTTAGTAGCTATTGGATTAAAAGATGATAACTTTATCAAATTAATCAAATCTAATTTATAG